The following are encoded together in the Triticum dicoccoides isolate Atlit2015 ecotype Zavitan chromosome 6B, WEW_v2.0, whole genome shotgun sequence genome:
- the LOC119322995 gene encoding putative multidrug resistance protein — MGGAADAKKAPFGSSLMSVFMHADAADVALMVLGLVGAIGDGISTPAMLLITSRIFNDLGSGPDLLQEFSSKIDENARNLVFLALGCWVMAFLEGYCWSRTAERQASRMRARYLAAVLRQDVEYFDLKVGSTAEVIASVSNDSLVVQDVLSEKVPNFVMNAAMFFGSYAVALALLWRLTLVALPSVLLLIIPGFMYGRILIGLARRIREQYTRPGAVAEQAISSVRTVYSFAAERATMAQFSAALEESTRLGIKQGLAKGIAIGSNGITFAIWAFNVWYGSRLVMYHGYQGGTVFAASASIILGGLALGSGLSNVKYFSEASAAGERVLAVIRRVPKIDSGSDTGEELANVAGEVEFKNVEFCYPSRPESPIFASFCLRVPAGRTAALVGSSGSGKSTVVALLERFYDPSGGEVALDGVDIRRLRLKWLRAQIGLVSQEPALFATSIMENILFGKEDAAPEEVTAAAKAANAHNFISQLPQGYDTQVGERGVQMSGGQKQRIAIARAILKSPKILLLDEATSALDTESERVVQEALDLASVGRTTIVVAHRLSTIRNADMIAVMQYGEVKELGSHEELIADENGLYSSLVRLQQTRESNEVDEVSGAGSTSAVGQSSSHSMSRRFSAASRSSSARSLGDAGDADHTEEPKLPLPSFRRLLMLNAPEWRQALMGGFSAIVFGGIQPAYAYAMGSMISVYFLTDHNEIRDKTRAYALIFVALAVLSFLINIGQHYNFGAMGEYLTKRIREQMLTKILTFEIGWFDRDENSSGAICSQLAKDANVVRSLVGDRMALVIQTVSAVLIACTMGLVIAWRLALVMIAVQPLIIVCFYARRVLLKSMSKKSIQAQSESSKLAAEAVSNLRTITAFSSQDRILGLFNQAQNGPRKESIRQSWIAGLGLGTSMSLMTCTWALDFWFGGRLIAQHHITAKALFQTFMILVSTGRVIADAGSMTTDLAKGADAIASVFAVLDRVTEIEPDNPEGYKPEKLKGEVDIRGVDFAYPSRPDVIIFKGFSLSIQSGKSTALVGQSGSGKSTIIGLIERFYDPVRGMVKIDGRDIKTYNLRALRQHIGLVSQEPTLFAGTIRENIVYGTETASEAEIENAARSANAHDFISNLKDGYDTWCGERGVQLSGGQKQRIAIARAILKNPAILLLDEATSALDSQSEKVVQEALERVMVGRTSVVVAHRLSTIQNCDLITVLDKGIVVEKGTHSSLMSKGPSGTYYSLVSLQQGGNQN, encoded by the exons ATGGGTGGCGCGGCAGACGCCAAGAAGGCGCCCTTCGGCTCGTCGCTCATGTCGGTGTTCATGCACGCCGACGCGGCGGACGTGGCGCTCATGGTGCTGGGCCTGGTCGGCGCCATCGGCGACGGCATCTCCACGCCGGCGATGCTGCTCATCACCAGCCGCATCTTCAACGACCTCGGCAGCGGCCCCGACCTCCTCCAGGAGTTCAGCTCCAAGATCGACGAG AACGCGAGGAACCTCGTCTTCTTGGCGCTGGGCTGCTGGGTCATGGCGTTCCTAG AGGGGTATTGCTGGTCACGGACGGCGGAGCGGCAGGCGTCGCGGATGCGCGCGCGCTACCTGGCGGCGGTGCTCCGGCAGGACGTGGAGTACTTCGACCTCAAGGTGGGGTCGACGGCGGAGGTGATCGCCAGCGTCTCCAACGACAGCCTGGTGGTGCAGGACGTGCTGAGCGAGAAGGTGCCCAACTTCGTCATGAACGCCGCCATGTTCTTCGGCAGCTACGCCGTGGCCTTGGCGCTGCTGTGGCGGCTCACCCTTGTGGCGCTGCCGTCGGTCCTGCTGCTCATCATCCCCGGCTTCATGTACGGCCGCATCCTCATAGGCCTCGCGCGCCGGATCAGGGAGCAGTACACGCGCCCGGGCGCCGTCGCCGAGCAGGCCATCTCGTCGGTGCGCACCGTGTACTCGTTCGCGGCGGAGCGCGCCACCATGGCGCAGTTCTCGGCGGCGCTCGAGGAGTCGACGCGGCTCGGGATCAAGCAGGGGCTCGCCAAGGGCATCGCCATCGGCAGCAACGGCATCACCTTCGCCATCTGGGCCTTCAACGTCTGGTACGGCAGCCGCCTCGTCATGTACCACGGCTACCAGGGCGGCACCGTcttcgccgcctccgcctccatcaTCCTCGGCGGCCT GGCGCTGGGTTCGGGGCTGTCCAACGTCAAGTACTTCTCCGAGGCGAGCGCGGCGGGGGAGAGGGTGCTGGCGGTGATCCGGCGGGTTCCCAAGATCGACTCGGGCAGCGACACCGGGGAGGAGCTGGCGAACGTGGCCGGCGAGGTGGAGTTCAAGAACGTGGAGTTCTGCTACCCGTCGCGGCCGGAGAGCCCCATCTTCGCGAGCTTCTGCCTGCGCGTGCCGGCGGGTCGCACGGCGGCGCTGGTGGGCAGCAGCGGGTCCGGCAAGTCGACGGTGGTGGCGCTGCTGGAGCGGTTCTACGACCCGTCGGGCGGGGAGGTGGCGCTGGACGGCGTGGACATCCGGCGGCTGCGGCTCAAGTGGCTGCGCGCGCAGATTGGGCTGGTGAGCCAGGAGCCGGCGCTGTTCGCCACGTCCATCATGGAGAACATCCTGTTCGGCAAGGAGGACGCGGCGCCGGAGGAGGTCACCGCCGCCGCCAAGGCCGCCAACGCGCACAACTTCATCTCCCAGCTGCCGCAGGGCTACGACACACAG GTGGGTGAGCGTGGTGTCCAAATGTCTGGAGGGCAGAAGCAGAGGATTGCTATTGCCAGAGCAATCCTGAAGTCACCCAAGATCCTCCTCCTTGATGAAGCCACCAGTGCATTGGATACTGAGTCAGAGCGTGTCGTACAGGAGgcactcgacctggcctccgtaggCCGGACGACTATCGTCGTTGCACATCGCCTCTCCACTATCCGCAATGCTGACATGATTGCTGTCATGCAGTACGGTGAGGTCAAGGAGCTGGGCTCCCATGAAGAGCTCATCGCCGATGAGAATGGCCTCTACTCATCTCTTGTTCGCCTTCAGCAGACTAGAGAATCGAATGAGGTTGATGAGGTCAGTGGAGCCGGCAGTACTTCTGCCGTGGGGCAGTCCAGCAGCCACAGCATGAGCAGGAGATTCTCCGCGGCCAGCAGGTCAAGCTCAGCCCGTTCATTGGGTGATGCAGGTGATGCTGACCACACTGAGGAGCCAAAGCTTCCACTGCCGTCCTTCAGAAGGCTGCTTATGCTTAATGCACCAGAGTGGAGGCAGGCGCTTATGGGAGGCTTCAGTGCAATTGTGTTCGGAGGCATCCAGCCTGCTTATGCATACGCCATGGGAAGCATGATCTCAGTCTACTTCTTGACCGATCACAATGAGATCAGGGACAAAACAAGGGCCTACGCTCTCATCTTTGTCGCCCTTGCAGTGCTCTCGTTCTTGATCAATATTGGACAGCATTACAACTTTGGTGCTATGGGAGAATACCTCACCAAGAGGATCAGGGAACAAATGCTAACAAAAATCCTCACTTTCGAGATTGGATGGTTCGACCGCGATGAGAACTCCAGTGGTGCCATATGCTCACAGCTTGCCAAGGACGCCAACGTG GTCAGGTCTCTAGTGGGTGACCGAATGGCACTGGTGATCCAAACAGTTTCTGCGGTGCTTATTGCTTGCACCATGGGTCTGGTCATTGCCTGGCGTCTGGCCCTTGTCATGATAGCAGTGCAGCCTCTCATCATCGTCTGCTTCTATGCTCGCCGTGTCTTACTCAAGAGCATGTCCAAGAAATCAATACAGGCACAATCTGAAAGTAGCAAGCTAGCTGCTGAGGCTGTCTCCAATCTCCGTACCATCACGGCCTTCTCATCCCAGGACCGCATCTTAGGCCTCTTCAACCAAGCACAGAACGGCCCGCGGAAGGAAAGCATCCGGCAGTCGTGGATTGCAGGCCTTGGCCTTGGCACTTCCATGAGCCTGATGACATGCACATGGGCCCTTGACTTCTGGTTTGGTGGCAGGCTCATAGCTCAGCACCACATTACTGCCAAGGCACTCTTCCAGACCTTCATGATTCTAGTAAGCACAGGGCGTGTGATTGCTGATGCAGGTAGCATGACAACAGACCTAGCTAAGGGTGCTGATGCAATCGCCTCGGTGTTTGCTGTTCTCGACCGGGTAACAGAAATCGAACCTGACAACCCTGAAGGATACAAGCCAGAGAAGCTCAAAGGTGAAGTGGACATCAGAGGAGTCGACTTTGCCTACCCGTCAAGGCCAGATGTGATCATCTTCAAAGGGTTCTCTTTAAGCATTCAATCAGGCAAGTCAACAGCCCTGGTTGGGCAAAGTGGCTCTGGCAAGTCGACCATCATTGGGCTCATAGAGCGATTCTATGACCCAGTGAGGGGAATGGTGAAAATTGATGGCagagacatcaaaacatataatctTAGAGCCCTGCGGCAGCACATTGGACTGGTCAGCCAGGAGCCAACGCTGTTTGCCGGCACAATCAGAGAGAACATTGTGTATGGCACAGAAACAGCAAGTGAGGCGGAAATTGAGAATGCAGCAAGGTCTGCCAATGCACATGACTTCATCAGCAACCTCAAGGATGGATATGACACATGGTGTGGCGAGAGAGGTGTTCAGCTGTCAGGAGGGCAGAAGCAGCGTATTGCAATTGCCCGTGCCATCCTAAAGAACCCAGCTATCTTGCTACTGGATGAGGCTACCAGTGCACTGGACAGCCAGTCCGAAAAGGTGGTACAGGAGGCACTGGAGAGAGTGATGGTTGGCAGGACAAGTGTGGTGGTGGCACACAGGCTCAGCACAATCCAAAACTGTGACCTGATCACTGTGCTCGACAAAGGAATTGTTGTGGAGAAGGGCACACACTCATCCCTCATGTCAAAGGGTCCCTCTGGAACATATTATAGCTTGGTTAGTTTGCAacaaggaggcaaccagaactaa